TTTTCCAATGACTTGAATGTAATTCATGAAAACCCTCAAAGGATAATAAATCATCTTCATCTTGATACACAATATAAAACCTCTGCTGTTCTTTTAACTGAGTCTTAAATAATTGTACAAAGCCAAAATCTTTGAGCCAGACCACTTGACCCTGATGGAAATTTGGCAATAAACGCAGTTGAAACCATTGTCCTTTTTCAGGGGAAACCTTACGGTTACAGTCGATACCAAACATAAATCGAATACCATGTTTTCTTATGGTTTTTAGATTTCCAGTCGATGAATACCAACTATCACCTGAAATAAATTGAATCTTTGCACCCCAACTAAGTACTTCACTTAACATATCCATAAAGTAATCATTCTTGGTTTTACTTTCAGATTTGTCATAAATTCGGAAATTAATTGGAATATTTTGACCATTTTGATCTGTCGCATACAAGGTAATGAGATTAATACCCTTGACGGATCGGTGGTGTTTGCCTGACCAAAAATAGCTAACCAAGTCCATATGTTGACTATATGGTTTATCTAAAACAGTATCATCAATACTGACTATAAGCTTATTATTATCAATATGTTGAATTGCTTCTTGATATAGGTCGTGAGGTGTGTAGTCTTCACGCTCTAGAAAGCGATTTACACTATCATGCGAGATATTATAAGTCTCGGCAAGTTGTGTGCAGCTAATAGAGTTCGGTTCTGTCATGAGAAAGCCCATATAAATGGGTAATGTACAAGTTGCTGTAGAAGCATGTTTAGTTCGTCTGATCACAGATACGTTATAAACTATTGTAATACTTTTTTGAATCCGTCAATGCGTAAGTCCTATAGATAAAGCCATTAGAGATATGTGCCATGGTCAGACTAATGGTATACCACAAGGCAGTACTTTAATGGATTTTATTGCAGAAATCATTCTCGGTTACGTCGACTTATCACTAACTAAGGAGATTGAAAAAACTGAAATTATTAATTATAAAATTATAAGATATCGTGATGATTATAGAATATTTACACATTCACCTCATGAAGCAGAGCACATAGCTAAATTATTAACAGAGTGCTTATTAAACATGGGAATGAGTTTAAATAATCAAAAAACTGGAATGTCTAGTAACATAATTCAAAGCTCAATAAAACCTGACAAGTTGTTTTGGATAAACCAAAAAAGATCGAATAAATCTCTTCAAGAGCATTTGATCTTAATTCATCAACTGTCAATAAAATACCCTAATTCTGGAACTTTAAAAAAGGCATTACATAAATTTCATTTACGATTAGAAATTGAATCTAAAAAAAGTGAGGTAAGTGACTACAGAGTGTTAATTAGCATAGTAGTGGATATCATGGTTAAAAACCCATCTACTTATAGTACAACTACTGCTCTTTTAAGTGAACTTTTCACTTTTTGCACGTTACCTGCTGAATGTGAAGAAATTTTAAATCTAATATTGTTTAAATTTAAAAATATACCTAATACAGGACACTTAGAAGTTTGGTTACAAAGATTAACTATTAAATATGATCGTTTTTTTGAATATGTAGAACCGATAACTAAAAAAGTTAACGATAGTTCATTAATTTTATGGAATTCTGGTTGGCTATCACCAACTCTATGTAAAGTTATTGACTCATACCCTATAATTAATGAGAATAGTATTGAAAATATAAGTCATATAATAACGAGCGAAGAAATTAGAATCTTTAAAACTTCTTACGACAATGGTTACTGACCTTTTTAAATCATTAGATTTAAGACATAGCCACACACCCCAAAATTTTATACAATAGTGCACTCTCTTCCTTGGTGCTATTCTATGACCGCTTGGACTGCTCACGTCACTGTCGCAACCGTCATCGAAAAAGACGGAAAATTCCTGTTTGTCGAAGAACATACAGAAGCTGTGACACACACCGTATTTAATCAGCCAGCAGGTCATGTGGAATGCGGTGAAACCATTATCGAAGCCGCAATTCGTGAAACCATGGAAGAAACCGGACATACGATTGAAGTGACCCATCTTTTAGGGATGTATACTTATACCCCACCGATGTTTCCGGATCGTACTTATTTTCGTTTCTGCTTTTTAGCCAAATCCACTGACTACGACCCAAATGCCGCTTTAGATACGGATATTGTCGGCGCAGTCTGGATGACATTGGACGAACTGAAAGAATCGGCGCGTGCCCGTAGTCCCCTGGTGATTAAAGCCGTGCAAGATGCCCTGTCAGGTCAAAAATACCCTTTATCGCTCATTTACGAGCATCAAAACTCTCCCTTAATTTCAAATTTGGATGCCTAATCCTATGCAACAACGTGTCATCGTCGGTATGTCGGGTGGTGTAGATTCATCTGTTTCTGCTGCGCTTTTACTTCAACAGGGTTATCAGGTTGAAGGTCTTTTCATGAAAAACTGGGAAGAAGATGACGGCACAGAATATTGCACGGCGATGGAGGATCTTGCCGATGCACAAGCCGTTTGCGACAAAATCGGCATTAAACTTCATACCGCAAACTTTGCCATGGAATATTGGGATCGCGTATTCGAACATTTCCTGGCGGAATATGCAGCTGGCCGTACGCCAAACCCAGACATTTTATGTAATAAAGAAATTAAATTTCGTGCCTTTCTCGATCACGCAGTAAATCTGGGTGCAGATTTTATTGCGACGGGTCATTATTGCCTTCGTGGTGAAACCATGACCAACTCACGTGGTGAAGAATATGCACCTTTATTGCGTGGTGTGGACAATAACAAAGACCAGACTTATTTCCTGCATGCGGTTCATGGTCGTGAAATTAATAAGACCCTGTTCCCTGTTGGTGAAATTGAAAAGCCACAAGTCCGTAAAATTGCAGAAGAATTAGATCTGGTTACGGCCAAGAAAAAAGACTCGACTGGGATCTGTTTTATTGGTGAACGTCGTTTTAATGACTTCTTGAAGCAATATTTACCCGCTCAACCCGGAAAAATTGTACTGGAAGACGGTAAAGAGGTTGGTGATCATCACGGCTTAATGTACTATACGCTCGGTCAACGCGGTGGTATTGGTATTGGCGGTATGAAAGGCGTTGCTGAAGGTGCCTGGTTCGTATTGCATAAAGATATCGAAGGCAATCGTCTGGTGGTCGGTCAAGGCCATGAACACCCACTCATGCAGAGCACGATGCTCTGGTCTGAGGCAATTGACTGGGTGGCAGGTGAGCAGGATATTCCTGAAACAGGTTTCCGCTGTACGGCCAAAACCCGTTACCGTCAGACTGATCAAGCATGTACTGTGTATCAAGATTCAGAATCACCGAATGGTGTTCGTGTTGAGTTTGATGAACCTCAACGTGCAGTGACCCCGGGTCAAAGCGTGGTGTTCTATTCAGGTGAAGTTTGTTTAGGAGGTGGTGTGATTCATCATACCAATGCACCTAAACCTGATTTTATAAAAGGATGAATTCGGCATGACGGAGTTACCATTTCAACCAGCCACAACGTTGAATACTCGTCAAAATCGTGCTTTGGCATTAGCGGGTGTGTTTCAGGCCACCCAGCTAACCCATATGACAGCATTGACGGGTCAGCAAAGCATTGGTGAAAGTGGTAACTTTTATTTTGAACAGTTGATTAGAGCCAGTCTTAATATCCGTCCCGGCAGCAATCAGAATGCCCAGACACTCGACTTTTTTAATCAACTGGCCGATATTTCCTTAGGTTTAAAAACATTAGAAAGCAGTATCATTCAACCCTTCAATACTTCTCCAAAATCCAGAATTCCAAAACTTTCCAGCACCAAACTTCCCATGAGCTATGCAATGGCACTTCTTCAGTTAGAAAAGAAGGTCTATAGCAACCCCAAATTTGTTGAAATTATTGAACAGTCCCAACAGAAAATTCTCAGACAGCTCTCCTTCTTCGATAATAATTACGTGCACCCCAGCATCATTGCCAATCTGGCTCAAACCTATGTCGATACCGCCGGACAGATTAATCCGCGCATTATGGTACGTGGCAATGCCGAAGCCTTTAAAGATGCCGGACACACCAATCGTATTCGTGCGTCCTTATTTACCGGTTTGCAAATGGCACACCTGTGGCGTCAGCTCGGTGGCAGCTCTTGGGGCATGGTATTTGGCAAACGCAAGTTGCTACAAGATATTCAGAATCTAGCGCGTTTACAGTTTCAGGTAGTTTAACTGATGCTGCACGTGTTTCGTTTTACGTTTAATTCCAAAATCTAAGGAATCGATATGAACGCTTTAACTGCACTTTCTCCATTAGATGGACGTTACGCGAGCAAATGTGATGCTCTACGTCCTTTTCTTTCTGAGTTTGGTTTAATCCATGCTCGTGTGACTGTTGAAGTGCGTTGGTTACAAGCGCTTGCAAACCACCCGGAAATTACTGAAGTACCGGCGTTTTCAGGCGAAACTAATGCAGCGCTTGATGCGATTGTGAGCGATTTTTCTGAAGATGACGCGAATCGCATCAAAGAGATCGAACGCACCACTAACCACGACGTTAAAGCGGTTGAGTATTTCCTGAAAGAAAAAATCGCTGGTATCGAAGAACTTAAAAATGCCGGTGAATTCATTCACTTTGCATGTACGTCTGAAGATATTAACAACCTGTCACATGCCTTGATGCTGAAAAGCGGTCGTGATGTACTGGTTGCATCTATGCAGCAAATCATCGATTCAATCGTTGCGCTTTCTGAAAAGCATGCAGACCAGCCAATGTTGTCTCGTACTCATGGTCAAACTGCAAGCCCGACAACTTTGGGTAAAGAAATGGCGAACGTGGCTTACCGCCTTGCACGCCAAATCAAACAGTTCAAAAATGTTGAGCTACTGGGCAAAATCAATGGTGCAGTAGGTAACTACAATGCGCACTACTCTGCTTACCCAGACATCAACTGGCCTGCGCATTCACAAGCATTTGTAGAGTCTTTGGGTCTAGACTTCAACCCGTACACCACTCAAATCGAGCCACATGACTATATGGCTGAACTGTTTGATGCGCTACGTCGTTTCAACACTATTCTGATCGATTTTAACCGTGACATTTGGGGCTATATCTCTCTTGGTTTCTTCAAGCAAAAACTAAAAGAAGGCGAAGTTGGTTCTTCAACCATGCCACACAAAGTTAACCCAATTGACTTTGAAAACTCTGAAGGTAACTTGGGTATTGCCAATGCTGTACTTGCACACCTTGGCGAAAAACTGCCAATTTCTCGCTGGCAGCGTGACCTGACTGACTCTACTGTGCTTCGCAACATGGGTGTTGGTTTTGCGCAAAGCTTAATTGCTTTTGAAGCTTGCTCTAAAGGTATTGGTAAACTTGAGTTGAATGCTGCGCGTATCAATGAAGATTTAGACAATGCGCAAGAAGTATTGGCTGAGCCTATTCAAACTGTAATGCGTCGTTACAACGTTGAAAAACCATACGAAAAACTAAAAGCCCTGACTCGTGGTCAAGCCATGACTCGCGACATGATGGTTGATTTCGTAAACGGCAACGAGTTAGAAGCTGTTCCTGCTGCTGACCGTGCGCGTTTAGCGGAAATGACCCCTGCATCATATACAGGTAATGCTGCTGACCAG
The nucleotide sequence above comes from Acinetobacter lwoffii. Encoded proteins:
- the mnmA gene encoding tRNA 2-thiouridine(34) synthase MnmA, which translates into the protein MQQRVIVGMSGGVDSSVSAALLLQQGYQVEGLFMKNWEEDDGTEYCTAMEDLADAQAVCDKIGIKLHTANFAMEYWDRVFEHFLAEYAAGRTPNPDILCNKEIKFRAFLDHAVNLGADFIATGHYCLRGETMTNSRGEEYAPLLRGVDNNKDQTYFLHAVHGREINKTLFPVGEIEKPQVRKIAEELDLVTAKKKDSTGICFIGERRFNDFLKQYLPAQPGKIVLEDGKEVGDHHGLMYYTLGQRGGIGIGGMKGVAEGAWFVLHKDIEGNRLVVGQGHEHPLMQSTMLWSEAIDWVAGEQDIPETGFRCTAKTRYRQTDQACTVYQDSESPNGVRVEFDEPQRAVTPGQSVVFYSGEVCLGGGVIHHTNAPKPDFIKG
- the purB gene encoding adenylosuccinate lyase, whose amino-acid sequence is MNALTALSPLDGRYASKCDALRPFLSEFGLIHARVTVEVRWLQALANHPEITEVPAFSGETNAALDAIVSDFSEDDANRIKEIERTTNHDVKAVEYFLKEKIAGIEELKNAGEFIHFACTSEDINNLSHALMLKSGRDVLVASMQQIIDSIVALSEKHADQPMLSRTHGQTASPTTLGKEMANVAYRLARQIKQFKNVELLGKINGAVGNYNAHYSAYPDINWPAHSQAFVESLGLDFNPYTTQIEPHDYMAELFDALRRFNTILIDFNRDIWGYISLGFFKQKLKEGEVGSSTMPHKVNPIDFENSEGNLGIANAVLAHLGEKLPISRWQRDLTDSTVLRNMGVGFAQSLIAFEACSKGIGKLELNAARINEDLDNAQEVLAEPIQTVMRRYNVEKPYEKLKALTRGQAMTRDMMVDFVNGNELEAVPAADRARLAEMTPASYTGNAADQAKQVAALIAKI
- a CDS encoding RNA-directed DNA polymerase: MDFIAEIILGYVDLSLTKEIEKTEIINYKIIRYRDDYRIFTHSPHEAEHIAKLLTECLLNMGMSLNNQKTGMSSNIIQSSIKPDKLFWINQKRSNKSLQEHLILIHQLSIKYPNSGTLKKALHKFHLRLEIESKKSEVSDYRVLISIVVDIMVKNPSTYSTTTALLSELFTFCTLPAECEEILNLILFKFKNIPNTGHLEVWLQRLTIKYDRFFEYVEPITKKVNDSSLILWNSGWLSPTLCKVIDSYPIINENSIENISHIITSEEIRIFKTSYDNGY
- the hflD gene encoding high frequency lysogenization protein HflD yields the protein MTELPFQPATTLNTRQNRALALAGVFQATQLTHMTALTGQQSIGESGNFYFEQLIRASLNIRPGSNQNAQTLDFFNQLADISLGLKTLESSIIQPFNTSPKSRIPKLSSTKLPMSYAMALLQLEKKVYSNPKFVEIIEQSQQKILRQLSFFDNNYVHPSIIANLAQTYVDTAGQINPRIMVRGNAEAFKDAGHTNRIRASLFTGLQMAHLWRQLGGSSWGMVFGKRKLLQDIQNLARLQFQVV
- a CDS encoding IS701 family transposase; translated protein: MIRRTKHASTATCTLPIYMGFLMTEPNSISCTQLAETYNISHDSVNRFLEREDYTPHDLYQEAIQHIDNNKLIVSIDDTVLDKPYSQHMDLVSYFWSGKHHRSVKGINLITLYATDQNGQNIPINFRIYDKSESKTKNDYFMDMLSEVLSWGAKIQFISGDSWYSSTGNLKTIRKHGIRFMFGIDCNRKVSPEKGQWFQLRLLPNFHQGQVVWLKDFGFVQLFKTQLKEQQRFYIVYQDEDDLLSFEGFHELHSSHWKIEQYHRVIKQVCHIEKFQVRRSKLILNHIFSALMAYVEIQKNQFERIFENVYRWQKKLFRPIIKNFIDDFILDKNHLLPQRVYK
- a CDS encoding NUDIX hydrolase, with product MTAWTAHVTVATVIEKDGKFLFVEEHTEAVTHTVFNQPAGHVECGETIIEAAIRETMEETGHTIEVTHLLGMYTYTPPMFPDRTYFRFCFLAKSTDYDPNAALDTDIVGAVWMTLDELKESARARSPLVIKAVQDALSGQKYPLSLIYEHQNSPLISNLDA